The following proteins come from a genomic window of Rattus norvegicus strain BN/NHsdMcwi chromosome 8, GRCr8, whole genome shotgun sequence:
- the Gcnt3 gene encoding beta-1,3-galactosyl-O-glycosyl-glycoprotein beta-1,6-N-acetylglucosaminyltransferase 3: MVSWRRFCWHYHGWTLGCYMLLAIIALKLSLRLKCDFDVMDLDSKEFQSQYCRDLLYKTLELPAKSSINCSGVIRGEQKAVTQALLNNLELKRKRQSFTEADYLSMTADCEHFKTQRKFIQVPLSKEEANFPIAYSMVIHEKIENFERLLRAVYTPQNIYCVHVDQKSSETFQQAVRAIVSCFPNVFIANKLVSVVYASWSRVQADLNCMEDLLQSPVPWEYLLNTCGTDFPIKTNAEMVKALKLLNGQNSMESEVPPPHKTFRWKYHYEVADTLYRTSKEKTPPPNNITMFTGNAYMVASRDFIEHVLSNSKARQLIEWVKDTYSPDEHLWATLQRASWMPGSDPLHPKFDLSDMRSIARLTKWQDHEGDIENGAPYTSCSGIHQRAICVYGSGDLHWILQNHHLLANKFDPKVDDNVLQCLEEYLRHKAIYGTEL; this comes from the coding sequence ATGGTTTCATGGAGGAGGTTCTGTTGGCACTATCATGGGTGGACCCTGGGCTGCTACATGCTGCTGGCTATCATTGCCCTGAAACTGTCCCTCAGATTGAAGTGTGATTTCGATGTCATGGATCTGGACTCAAAGGAATTTCAAAGCCAGTACTGCAGGGACCTCCTGTACAAGACCCTGGAGCTGCCAGCAAAGAGTTCCATCAACTGTTCAGGGGTCATCCGAGGGGAACAGAAAGCGGTGACCCAGGCTCTGCTGAATAACCTGGAACTTAAGAGGAAGCGGCAGTCCTTCACAGAGGCTGACTACCTTAGCATGACGGCAGACTGTGAGCACTTCAAGACCCAGAGGAAGTTTATACAGGTCCCACTGAGCAAAGAAGAGGCCAACTTCCCCATTGCGTACTCCATGGTGATTCATGAGAAGATTGAGAACTTTGAAAGGCTGCTGCGAGCTGTGTACACCCCTCAGAACATATACTGTGTCCATGTGGACCAGAAGTCTTCAGAAACTTTTCAGCAGGCAGTCAGGGCCATTGTGTCATGCTTCCCCAATGTCTTCATAGCTAATAAGCTGGTGTCAGTGGTCTATGCCTCCTGGTCCAGAGTGCAGGCTGATCTGAACTGCATGGAAGACTTGCTCCAGAGCCCCGTGCCGTGGGAGTACCTCCTGAACACCTGTGGGACAGACTTCCCCATCAAAACCAATGCCGAGATGGTCAAGGCCCTCAAGCTACTGAATGGGCAGAACAGCATGGAGTCAGAGGTACCACCTCCACATAAAACGTTCCGTTGGAAATACCACTATGAGGTGGCCGACACACTATACAGAACCAGCAAGGAGAAGACCCCGCCCCCTAACAACATAACCATGTTCACTGGCAATGCCTACATGGTGGCTTCTCGAGACTTCATTGAACATGTATTAAGTAACTCAAAAGCCCGGCAACTGATCGAATGGGTAAAAGACACTTACAGTCCTGATGAGCACCTTTGGGCCACCCTCCAGCGTGCCTCATGGATGCCTGGATCAGATCCCTTGCACCCCAAATTTGACCTATCAGACATGAGATCCATTGCAAGACTAACCAAGTGGCAGGACCATGAGGGAGACATTGAGAATGGGGCGCCTTATACGTCTTGCTCAGGAATCCACCAGCGGGCTATCTGTGTTTACGGGTCAGGGGACCTGCACTGGATACTTCAGAACCATCACCTCTTGGCCAACAAGTTTGATCCAAAGGTGGATGACAATGTTCTTCAGTGTCTAGAAGAATATTTACGTCACAAAGCCATCTATGGGACCGAGTTATGA